A single genomic interval of Gimesia chilikensis harbors:
- a CDS encoding SGNH/GDSL hydrolase family protein, which yields MQLLRSTLILSLALVAWSSDLFAQQTPKFAPVKPAGDPATFGANIQRTMTLLATSTPERRNRVRILFYGQSVTRNPWWEDVANDLRQRFPHADLEIENRAIGGYGGPVLINTAEFDLYPFYPDLVIFHVWSGVETGHQEKIIRRIRERTTAEVLLWTSNLRWPSTVPPDGDPQHPDVLAKDAQDQAISDLYFRLGRELNCEVADVRTGMQHYLKQNNLVVKDTLRDTVHPNKLGNFLIAELVKPHLRYDPSFPDDKWKDLVTEIPVNDPRLQHKDDGSLTLNFQGNRIDVIAAPGDVAPSDAAKADVLLDGKSPSQFQELYYHTRPSPTPVAGRPAFNRIDHRAPLQVETWTARIFECDLEKDVLRYEVSGSKTGPDGTGDHKQRFVSHSGRVVIEPRMWMVNWSLRYRKQSLPEDYKVTWETKPLFVDVWQSPAVTDPAKEYPTVLAQGFKNGDHSLTLKPQTPGKLPVKAFRIYRPPLKVSAEE from the coding sequence ATGCAGCTGTTACGGTCCACGTTGATCCTGTCTCTGGCCCTGGTCGCCTGGAGTTCTGACCTCTTCGCACAGCAAACCCCGAAATTCGCTCCGGTGAAACCCGCCGGCGATCCGGCGACCTTCGGGGCGAACATTCAGCGGACCATGACCCTGCTGGCCACCAGCACGCCGGAAAGACGCAATCGGGTCCGCATCCTGTTCTACGGCCAGTCCGTCACCCGCAATCCGTGGTGGGAAGACGTGGCGAATGACCTCCGCCAGCGGTTTCCGCACGCCGACCTCGAAATCGAAAATCGCGCCATCGGCGGCTATGGCGGACCGGTCCTGATCAACACCGCCGAATTTGATCTCTATCCCTTCTACCCGGACCTGGTGATCTTTCACGTCTGGTCCGGGGTGGAAACCGGCCACCAGGAAAAAATCATCCGCCGCATCCGTGAGCGGACCACCGCCGAGGTCCTGCTCTGGACCAGTAACCTGCGCTGGCCGAGTACCGTCCCGCCGGACGGCGATCCGCAGCATCCCGACGTGCTGGCCAAAGACGCGCAGGATCAGGCGATTTCCGATCTCTACTTTCGCCTGGGCCGCGAACTCAATTGTGAAGTGGCCGACGTCCGCACCGGCATGCAACATTATCTCAAACAAAATAACCTGGTGGTGAAAGACACCCTCCGCGACACGGTGCACCCGAACAAATTAGGAAACTTCCTCATCGCCGAGCTGGTCAAACCGCATCTCCGCTATGATCCCAGCTTTCCCGATGACAAGTGGAAAGACCTTGTTACCGAAATCCCCGTGAATGATCCCCGTCTCCAGCACAAAGACGACGGCTCCCTGACCCTGAATTTTCAGGGCAACCGCATCGACGTGATCGCAGCTCCCGGTGACGTTGCTCCCAGTGACGCAGCGAAAGCTGACGTGCTGCTGGACGGGAAATCCCCCTCACAATTCCAGGAGCTCTATTATCATACCCGCCCCAGCCCCACGCCCGTCGCGGGACGCCCGGCCTTCAATCGCATCGATCATCGGGCCCCGCTGCAGGTGGAAACCTGGACCGCCCGCATCTTCGAATGCGATCTGGAAAAGGATGTGCTGCGGTATGAAGTCAGCGGCTCCAAAACGGGTCCCGACGGCACCGGCGATCACAAACAGCGTTTCGTTTCCCACTCCGGTCGCGTGGTGATCGAACCCCGGATGTGGATGGTCAACTGGTCCCTGCGGTATCGCAAACAGAGTCTGCCTGAGGATTACAAAGTCACCTGGGAAACAAAACCGCTGTTTGTAGACGTCTGGCAATCCCCGGCGGTCACAGACCCTGCCAAAGAATATCCCACAGTCCTCGCCCAGGGCTTCAAAAACGGCGACCACAGCCTGACACTCAAGCCACAGACCCCAGGCAAACTCCCCGTCAAAGCCTTCCGGATCTATCGACCGCCGTTGAAAGTTTCCGCTGAAGAATAA
- a CDS encoding FecR domain-containing protein: MSIQDLPPEFEPLLNRLLDSPAEEISQSEFDQFQAYLSNNPEAMQYYFDYLDINLGLQSDMQARLEALEQTFKTHHAQQPQAAPQPIVAKRAAFLRYSVVASCSLLLGLLLAWSFAGYFPGNRAPDPQSVKEDRTYLATLTRSTDCVWGSESPPEFSGQRLMSEDLVLERGVAEFRFDTGVRLIIEGPTKINLVTSSRAKLDYGKIVLHGYEPAPEFSLITPLLTFQDIGTEYGAQIHQDGEVDLHVFEGAVRVDPNQKNDQFAESVIIEEGQARHLNDRQIEDIQLEPKLFKREVPGTPQNLQAQRQELRAYDSFHPPEILDPEQTSAWQNSGIGWVNPWRTSKTGGRVNQSFSHPRESLARTEVAPSQLGLLELRGGISFFRKLKQPVRMDINAIYYISFYMQKIKTDQKSQSNQYGNFALFPSGQQEDPPKIRMGMSINDYAILQADLQIIERAPPLQSGETYLFVAKIVASEKALDQVFMRAFAEAETIPDQEPAVWTCVTTPFESSHEFDVARFHVGKNSTYLFDELRIGSTWSSAVDPDLPRLVLEQE; encoded by the coding sequence ATGTCAATCCAGGATCTTCCCCCCGAATTTGAACCGTTGCTGAACCGGCTGCTGGACAGTCCGGCCGAAGAGATTTCGCAATCCGAGTTCGACCAGTTCCAGGCTTATCTGTCGAACAATCCCGAGGCAATGCAGTACTACTTTGATTACCTGGACATCAACCTGGGACTGCAGAGTGATATGCAGGCCCGCCTGGAGGCGCTGGAACAGACATTCAAGACGCACCACGCACAGCAACCGCAGGCTGCCCCGCAGCCGATCGTCGCCAAACGGGCGGCATTTCTACGTTATTCTGTCGTGGCCAGTTGCTCGCTGCTGTTGGGATTACTGCTGGCCTGGAGCTTCGCGGGATATTTCCCGGGGAACCGTGCCCCCGATCCGCAGTCCGTGAAAGAGGATCGCACTTATTTAGCCACACTCACGCGTTCTACGGATTGCGTCTGGGGCAGCGAGTCTCCGCCTGAGTTCTCCGGCCAGAGGCTGATGTCGGAGGATCTGGTCCTGGAACGGGGAGTCGCTGAATTTCGCTTTGATACGGGCGTGCGTCTGATTATCGAAGGACCAACCAAAATCAACCTGGTAACGTCCAGCCGCGCGAAACTGGATTACGGTAAAATTGTTCTGCACGGCTATGAACCGGCGCCGGAATTTTCGTTGATTACCCCCCTGCTCACCTTTCAGGATATCGGCACCGAATACGGCGCGCAGATTCATCAGGACGGTGAAGTCGATTTGCACGTGTTTGAAGGAGCCGTGCGGGTCGACCCCAATCAGAAGAACGACCAGTTTGCAGAATCGGTGATCATCGAAGAGGGCCAGGCCCGACATCTGAACGACAGGCAGATTGAAGATATTCAACTGGAGCCGAAACTCTTCAAAAGAGAAGTTCCGGGAACCCCACAGAATTTACAGGCACAGCGCCAGGAACTGCGGGCCTATGACAGTTTTCATCCCCCGGAGATTCTGGATCCCGAGCAGACATCCGCGTGGCAGAACTCCGGAATCGGCTGGGTGAATCCCTGGCGAACCTCGAAAACCGGCGGCAGAGTGAACCAGTCATTCAGCCATCCCCGTGAATCACTGGCCCGAACCGAGGTGGCCCCCAGCCAGTTGGGGCTGCTCGAACTCCGCGGAGGAATTTCTTTCTTTCGCAAATTGAAGCAGCCGGTTCGCATGGATATCAACGCGATCTATTACATCAGTTTCTACATGCAGAAAATCAAAACGGATCAAAAAAGTCAATCTAACCAGTATGGAAATTTCGCCCTGTTCCCTTCCGGCCAGCAGGAAGATCCCCCCAAAATCCGCATGGGGATGAGCATAAACGATTATGCGATCCTGCAGGCCGATCTGCAGATCATTGAAAGAGCGCCCCCCCTGCAAAGCGGGGAGACATACCTGTTTGTCGCGAAAATAGTCGCCAGTGAAAAAGCCCTGGACCAGGTCTTCATGCGTGCGTTTGCGGAAGCAGAAACCATCCCGGATCAGGAACCGGCTGTCTGGACCTGCGTCACCACTCCCTTCGAATCCTCACACGAGTTTGACGTGGCCCGTTTCCATGTCGGTAAGAACAGCACCTACCTGTTCGATGAATTACGCATCGGCAGTACCTGGTCATCGGCCGTCGATCCCGATCTGCCCCGACTGGTACTCGAACAGGAGTGA
- a CDS encoding ADP-ribosylglycohydrolase family protein: MLGAIAGDIIGSVYEGRKQWMLERHTDFEPLFARKARFTDDTVLTVAVADYLLNGGNLVETLKSYTQTYPRAGYGKAYLEWAFGEDELPYNSFGNGSAMRVSPVAWAYSSLDEVLHYARETAAVTHNHPEGIKGAQAVAASIFLARTGSTKQEIAHFISGRFNYHLDDTIERIRWTYNFDSSCQGSVPQAILAALESTDFENAVRLAVSLGGDCDTLASIAGAIAEALYHGVPATIATQARAHLDDDLTHVLDSFNATYLQNQN, from the coding sequence ATGCTGGGTGCGATCGCGGGTGACATCATCGGCTCCGTTTACGAAGGACGGAAACAGTGGATGCTCGAGCGGCATACCGACTTTGAACCGCTGTTCGCGCGGAAGGCCCGCTTTACGGATGATACCGTGCTGACGGTCGCTGTCGCAGATTATCTGCTCAACGGCGGCAACCTGGTGGAAACGCTCAAGTCTTACACGCAGACCTATCCCCGGGCCGGCTACGGGAAAGCTTATCTGGAATGGGCCTTCGGCGAGGATGAATTGCCCTACAACAGCTTCGGCAACGGTTCCGCGATGCGCGTCAGCCCGGTTGCCTGGGCGTACTCTTCACTGGATGAAGTACTGCACTATGCCCGAGAGACGGCAGCCGTCACACACAATCATCCCGAGGGCATCAAGGGAGCCCAGGCCGTGGCCGCCAGCATCTTCCTCGCACGCACCGGTTCGACAAAACAGGAGATCGCGCACTTTATCTCCGGGCGGTTCAACTACCATCTGGACGACACCATCGAACGTATCCGCTGGACTTACAACTTCGATTCCTCCTGCCAGGGGTCTGTCCCCCAGGCGATCCTAGCTGCCCTGGAATCGACTGACTTCGAAAACGCGGTCCGCCTCGCCGTCTCTCTCGGCGGTGACTGTGACACGCTGGCCTCAATCGCCGGTGCCATCGCCGAAGCCCTGTACCACGGCGTTCCCGCAACAATCGCCACGCAGGCCCGCGCACACCTGGACGATGATCTGACACACGTGCTGGATTCCTTTAATGCGACCTACCTCCAGAACCAGAATTAA
- a CDS encoding class I SAM-dependent methyltransferase, which yields MTTDYNKIAAQYREVKGRPWRSLVEEYSLLQLIGPVAGLKVVDLACGEGFFTRKLRQLGATSIVGTDVSHEMINLATEREQREPLGIDYLVEDVRAEGPRLDHDLAVAAWLLVYAHDREELAAMCRGLARQLRPGGRLVTLTTNPQLYFFPEFDYQKYGFQIHLEDQVREGALIRWTGRLKDGSQLEVVNYYLPEEAYASALESAGFQDITFHPLTLSPEAADEADYWADMINQPPAIMIEAIRK from the coding sequence ATGACCACCGACTATAACAAAATCGCCGCGCAGTACCGCGAAGTCAAAGGACGCCCCTGGCGGTCGCTGGTCGAAGAGTATTCGCTGCTCCAGCTCATCGGCCCCGTGGCTGGCCTGAAGGTCGTCGACCTCGCCTGTGGCGAAGGCTTCTTCACCCGCAAACTCAGGCAACTGGGGGCCACCTCGATTGTCGGCACCGATGTCTCCCACGAGATGATCAATCTGGCAACCGAGCGGGAACAGCGTGAACCGCTGGGCATCGACTACCTCGTCGAAGACGTGCGGGCAGAAGGCCCCCGGCTCGACCATGATCTCGCGGTCGCTGCCTGGCTACTCGTCTATGCCCACGACCGGGAGGAACTGGCTGCCATGTGCCGGGGCCTCGCGCGTCAGCTCAGGCCCGGGGGACGGCTCGTCACACTGACCACCAATCCGCAGCTCTATTTCTTCCCCGAGTTTGATTACCAGAAGTACGGCTTCCAGATTCATCTCGAAGACCAGGTACGCGAAGGTGCTTTGATCCGCTGGACGGGCCGTCTCAAAGATGGCTCCCAGCTCGAAGTCGTGAACTATTACCTCCCCGAGGAAGCCTATGCCTCCGCCCTGGAGTCGGCTGGTTTTCAAGACATTACCTTTCATCCACTCACTCTCTCCCCGGAAGCAGCCGACGAAGCAGATTACTGGGCCGACATGATCAACCAGCCCCCGGCTATCATGATCGAAGCCATCCGGAAATAG
- a CDS encoding sugar phosphate isomerase/epimerase family protein, with the protein MARPVTLFTGQWADLPIEEMCKKAQEFGYDGLELACWGDHFEVDKALSDDTYCNRKRELLEKYDLQLFSISNHLVGQAVLDNIDQRHQAILPEYVWGDGDPAGVNERAIEEMKNTARAAQKLGVSVVNGFTGSSIWHLLYDFPPTPREMIDAGYQLLADRWNPILDVFQECGIKFALEVHPTEIAFDIYSAEAALKALDNREEFGFNFDPSHLIWQGVDPVEFIRYFPDRIYHAHMKDASVTLNGRTGILTSHLPFGDQRRGWDFRSVGRGGVRFEEIIRALNDIGYAGPLSIEWEDMGMNREMGAREACQFTKNVDFAPSDIAFDGAFGD; encoded by the coding sequence ATGGCACGCCCTGTAACGCTATTCACCGGACAATGGGCCGACCTCCCGATTGAAGAAATGTGCAAAAAAGCCCAGGAATTCGGCTATGACGGTCTGGAACTGGCCTGCTGGGGAGACCATTTCGAAGTCGACAAAGCACTCTCCGACGACACCTACTGCAACCGCAAACGGGAACTGCTCGAAAAATACGACCTGCAGCTCTTCTCGATCTCCAACCACCTCGTCGGACAGGCCGTCCTCGATAACATCGATCAAAGGCACCAGGCCATCCTCCCCGAATACGTCTGGGGTGACGGCGATCCCGCCGGCGTCAACGAACGCGCCATCGAGGAAATGAAGAACACCGCCCGCGCCGCTCAGAAGCTCGGCGTCAGCGTGGTCAACGGCTTCACCGGATCCAGCATCTGGCACCTGCTCTACGACTTCCCGCCCACACCACGGGAAATGATCGACGCCGGTTACCAGCTCCTCGCGGACCGCTGGAACCCGATCCTCGACGTCTTCCAGGAATGTGGCATCAAGTTCGCCCTCGAAGTCCATCCCACGGAAATCGCCTTCGACATCTACTCCGCTGAAGCCGCCCTCAAGGCGCTCGACAACCGCGAAGAGTTCGGCTTCAACTTCGACCCCAGCCACCTCATCTGGCAGGGCGTCGATCCGGTTGAGTTCATCCGCTACTTCCCCGATCGCATCTATCATGCTCACATGAAAGACGCCTCGGTCACCCTCAACGGTCGCACCGGCATCCTGACCAGTCACCTCCCGTTCGGCGATCAGCGTCGCGGCTGGGACTTCCGCAGCGTCGGCCGCGGTGGCGTCCGCTTCGAAGAAATCATCCGCGCCCTCAACGACATCGGTTACGCCGGCCCCCTCTCCATCGAATGGGAAGACATGGGCATGAACCGCGAAATGGGCGCCCGCGAAGCCTGCCAGTTCACCAAGAACGTCGACTTCGCCCCCTCCGACATCGCCTTCGACGGCGCCTTCGGAGACTGA
- a CDS encoding acetolactate decarboxylase gives MNWPAFVSGLGGLAVVLGSLSGALSAQPEGERFVQYGKMHEVIGQQQHQGRVKFAELIKQPHFYGVGALESLGGEATILDGKVTLTQVKSDGKLQTLKLTPQTQTALLVGGYVTDWSKHPLAQAVSSDDLNSLIEQDARQAGLDVKAPFVFVIEGDFQNVEFHVINGACPIRARMRKEALPADNRPYEADLPKVSGKLVGVFAKDAAGNITHPGTSMHMHLLFQDAKSGEMRTGHLEKLTVAPGATLLLSEV, from the coding sequence ATGAATTGGCCTGCGTTCGTAAGCGGTCTCGGTGGTTTAGCTGTCGTGCTGGGTAGCTTAAGCGGTGCACTGTCCGCGCAGCCTGAGGGTGAGCGGTTCGTGCAGTATGGCAAGATGCACGAAGTGATCGGCCAGCAGCAACACCAGGGACGCGTCAAATTTGCGGAGCTGATAAAGCAGCCGCACTTTTATGGGGTCGGCGCACTGGAATCGCTGGGAGGCGAGGCGACGATCCTTGACGGCAAAGTGACACTCACGCAGGTGAAGTCGGATGGGAAACTGCAGACGCTCAAGCTGACGCCCCAGACCCAGACCGCGCTTTTAGTCGGCGGATATGTGACCGACTGGTCGAAACATCCACTTGCACAGGCGGTCTCTTCGGACGATTTGAACTCCCTGATTGAACAGGATGCCCGCCAGGCAGGTCTGGATGTCAAAGCGCCGTTCGTGTTTGTGATCGAGGGCGATTTTCAAAATGTCGAGTTCCATGTGATTAACGGCGCATGTCCGATTCGGGCTCGGATGCGGAAAGAGGCGCTGCCCGCCGACAATCGGCCTTATGAAGCGGATCTGCCGAAAGTCAGTGGCAAGCTGGTTGGGGTGTTCGCCAAAGATGCAGCCGGCAACATTACACACCCGGGTACTTCAATGCACATGCATCTGTTGTTTCAGGATGCGAAGTCCGGAGAAATGCGCACGGGGCATTTGGAAAAACTGACCGTTGCCCCCGGCGCAACATTGCTGTTGTCAGAAGTGTGA
- a CDS encoding phosphopantetheine-binding protein yields the protein MGLDGVELVMAIEDRFGITIPDSVYSEIRTVDDLVGFCLDRIHAAETVCCPSLSSFLSLRCLVREIRNDPDLRLRPRDNVETVLDESDRKRLWQQLPELLESHPRELRRPAWLRKTLIVFVLSFPIVLMAFLPWHIEILALIWLATIALGIILHWLTLSMRTRTPDRYTTFGEITKRIVGVTVATNPPAETDYDTVFSIIKEIVIDQLGVDDDEVVPSARFIQDLGLD from the coding sequence ATGGGTCTTGATGGCGTCGAACTTGTCATGGCGATTGAAGACAGATTCGGTATCACGATACCGGACTCCGTCTATTCAGAAATACGCACGGTTGATGATTTGGTTGGATTCTGCCTCGATCGCATTCACGCCGCTGAGACAGTGTGTTGCCCTTCGTTGTCCAGTTTTCTCTCGTTGCGATGTCTCGTGCGTGAGATCAGAAATGATCCTGACCTGCGATTACGCCCACGAGACAATGTCGAAACAGTGCTGGATGAATCTGATCGAAAACGTCTTTGGCAGCAACTACCCGAGTTGCTGGAATCGCATCCGCGTGAGCTGAGACGACCTGCCTGGTTGCGCAAGACTCTGATAGTGTTCGTTCTGAGTTTCCCGATTGTGTTGATGGCATTCCTTCCGTGGCACATTGAAATACTGGCGTTGATCTGGTTGGCAACTATCGCATTGGGCATTATTCTCCATTGGCTCACTCTAAGCATGCGGACCCGGACGCCAGACAGATATACGACGTTTGGAGAGATCACAAAACGGATCGTGGGAGTGACTGTCGCAACGAATCCACCTGCCGAAACAGATTACGACACCGTGTTTTCAATCATCAAAGAAATTGTTATCGATCAACTCGGCGTCGATGATGACGAGGTTGTTCCCTCCGCCCGATTTATACAAGACCTCGGCTTGGACTGA
- a CDS encoding dual specificity protein phosphatase family protein — MQTEIFEIQLYEILFSDEGRSLELDATLSVGKHCTRWSNPGICANRLARFLLGTLESFSWDKPYSEYDLSTDGQPLIVNCKSTEENGVIFCLLQTEAGLQQPVPVRTGHILEALSKLQTKILIHCCHHFSQSTTAFWAQSLGMKSDEHAKFKAGEHVRTVIGENVNTERTGWVWSSWHHHERNCTVYQLLINQSVSRKWYFEDDLERS, encoded by the coding sequence ATGCAAACAGAAATTTTTGAGATCCAGTTGTATGAGATACTGTTTTCTGACGAGGGAAGATCACTTGAGTTAGATGCTACTCTGTCTGTCGGAAAGCATTGTACTCGATGGAGTAATCCAGGCATTTGTGCAAATCGGCTCGCACGTTTTCTTCTCGGAACTTTAGAATCCTTTTCGTGGGATAAACCATATAGCGAGTATGATCTCTCGACTGATGGCCAGCCTCTTATTGTCAACTGCAAATCGACTGAAGAGAACGGCGTGATCTTCTGCCTGTTGCAGACGGAAGCGGGGCTTCAACAACCGGTTCCTGTCCGGACAGGGCATATTCTAGAAGCACTTTCGAAGTTGCAAACAAAAATTCTGATTCACTGCTGCCATCATTTCTCCCAATCGACAACAGCTTTCTGGGCTCAATCTCTGGGTATGAAATCCGACGAACATGCGAAGTTCAAAGCAGGAGAACATGTCAGAACGGTTATCGGCGAGAACGTTAACACGGAACGAACAGGCTGGGTCTGGTCCAGCTGGCACCACCACGAACGGAACTGCACGGTTTACCAATTACTGATAAATCAATCGGTGTCTCGGAAATGGTATTTTGAGGATGATTTAGAGCGAAGTTAG
- a CDS encoding sigma-70 family RNA polymerase sigma factor, whose translation MPQSKTNSLFTALLSKDRMRIFSFIRSLIPHNSDAEDVYQRVCLTLWKKFEEFDRNRDFFPWACGIAFYTVRNHHRSLHHDRHYFDQDLMETMSRKREQHLANYNSRIDYLHECLSSLPSSDQKLLRDAVYEKQSIPEIAKTTEKSIQTLYNRMSFLRRELAACISRKLQNEQ comes from the coding sequence ATGCCGCAATCAAAAACGAACAGCCTGTTTACAGCACTGTTAAGCAAAGATCGAATGCGGATTTTCAGTTTTATTCGGTCATTGATTCCGCATAATTCTGATGCTGAAGATGTTTATCAACGCGTCTGCCTGACTCTGTGGAAGAAGTTTGAAGAGTTCGATCGGAATCGAGACTTCTTTCCCTGGGCTTGCGGGATTGCTTTTTATACCGTACGGAATCACCATAGAAGCCTGCACCACGATCGACATTATTTTGATCAGGACCTGATGGAAACCATGTCTCGAAAACGGGAGCAGCACTTAGCTAACTACAACAGTCGGATCGATTATCTCCATGAATGTTTAAGCTCTCTGCCCTCGTCTGATCAGAAGCTGTTGCGGGACGCCGTTTATGAAAAACAGTCCATCCCGGAGATCGCCAAAACAACTGAGAAATCGATCCAGACGCTTTATAATCGCATGTCATTTCTCCGACGGGAACTGGCAGCGTGTATTTCACGTAAACTGCAGAATGAGCAGTAA
- a CDS encoding 2-hydroxyacid dehydrogenase: protein MLAELHATQPLDGHDAEGRRQIAFFDAKQYDLNSFSARNDDSFQLIAIESPLNEQTASAAAGCKVVCIFVNDEAHESVIARLAELGVELIALRCAGFNNVDLEACRKYGISVVRVPAYSPHAVAEHTVALMLMLNRHLHQAYLRNRAGAFILDGLTGFDMHGKTVGVIGTGKIGQCVVEILTGFGCHVLAYDVHENPEVASLPQTKYVALDELLSQSDVITLHVPLFEETYHLINQETIARMKPGVMLINTSRGGLVETVSLIDGLKTGQIGYAGLDVYEEEAGIFFHDISNQVLDDDVLARLMTFNNVVITSHQAFLTNEALDNIAETTYANIEEFFDGKRGTDLTHHVG from the coding sequence ATGCTGGCTGAGTTGCACGCGACTCAGCCGTTGGACGGGCACGACGCAGAGGGCCGCCGACAGATTGCCTTTTTCGATGCGAAGCAGTACGACCTCAATTCATTTTCCGCACGAAACGACGACAGCTTCCAGTTGATCGCCATCGAATCGCCCCTCAATGAACAGACCGCCTCCGCGGCTGCGGGCTGCAAGGTGGTCTGCATCTTCGTCAATGATGAAGCGCACGAGTCGGTCATCGCGCGACTCGCGGAACTGGGCGTGGAACTGATCGCCCTCCGCTGTGCCGGCTTCAATAATGTCGATCTCGAAGCCTGCCGCAAATATGGCATCAGCGTCGTACGGGTGCCCGCCTATTCGCCGCATGCGGTCGCCGAACATACCGTGGCGTTGATGCTGATGCTCAACCGTCATCTGCACCAGGCATACCTGCGGAACCGGGCCGGGGCGTTCATTCTGGATGGACTGACCGGCTTCGACATGCACGGCAAAACTGTCGGCGTTATCGGCACCGGGAAGATCGGGCAGTGTGTCGTCGAGATTCTGACCGGCTTCGGCTGTCATGTGCTGGCCTATGACGTACATGAAAATCCAGAAGTCGCCAGCCTGCCACAGACAAAGTACGTCGCTCTGGACGAACTGCTCTCCCAGTCCGATGTCATCACGCTGCATGTGCCACTCTTCGAAGAGACCTATCACCTGATTAACCAGGAAACCATCGCCCGCATGAAACCGGGGGTGATGCTGATCAACACCTCGCGGGGAGGCCTGGTCGAAACGGTCTCGCTGATCGACGGCTTAAAGACCGGCCAGATCGGCTACGCCGGCCTGGATGTCTATGAAGAAGAGGCGGGTATTTTCTTCCACGATATCTCCAATCAGGTTCTCGACGACGACGTACTGGCCCGACTGATGACATTCAATAATGTCGTGATCACTTCGCACCAGGCGTTCCTGACGAATGAGGCCCTGGATAACATCGCCGAAACCACCTACGCCAACATCGAAGAATTCTTCGACGGCAAACGGGGCACCGACCTGACACACCACGTCGGGTAA